One region of Quercus lobata isolate SW786 chromosome 2, ValleyOak3.0 Primary Assembly, whole genome shotgun sequence genomic DNA includes:
- the LOC115975505 gene encoding probable choline kinase 1, which yields MAIKTNGFVKGCLPEELKKVLQSVAASWGDVMDDMETLQVIQLSGAMTNEVYQLNWPTKNGEVIRKVLVRVYGEGVDVFFNRDDEIRTFEFLSDHGQGPRLLGRFPDGRVEEFIHARTLRAGDLRDPEISALIAAKMREFHKLEIPGPKNVLLWERMRNWLSQANRLCSPQDAKEFGLDTLAEEIRMLEKQLSRDCQNVGFCHNDLQYGNIMMDEESRSITIIDYEYASYNPIAFDIANHFCEMAANYHSETPHVLDYSKYPGLEERQRFVYNYLSSAGNLPSDTEVEQLVHDVEKYSLANHLFWGLWGIISDYVNKIDFDYLEYARQRFHQYRLRKPALLGSSDMPCNGENYMCKGDTPIPITPNTIFL from the exons ATGGCCATAAAGACAAATGGGTTTGTCAAAGGTTGTCTTCCTGAAGAGCTGAAGAAAGTGCTTCAATCAGTTGCTGCAAGCTGGGGAGATGTGATGGATGATATGGAGACTTTACAGGTGATCCAATTAAGCGGTGCAATGACTAATGAGGTTTATCAGTTAAACTGGCCAACAAAGAATGGTGAGGTTATCAGAAAGGTGTTGGTTCGGGTTTATGGAGAAGGTGTGGATGTTTTCTTTAACAGGGATGATGAGATTAGAACGTTTGAGTTCTTGTCCGACCATGGTCAGGGGCCACGCCTTCTCGGCCGCTTCCCCGATGGCCGCGTCGAAGAATTCATTCATGCCAGG ACATTGAGAGCTGGTGACCTCCGAGATCCTGAAATTTCTGCCCTCATAGCAGCTAAGATGAGAGAGTTCCATAAACTTGAGATCCCTGGTCCAAAGAATGTACTCCTTTGGGAAAGAATGAG GAACTGGCTCTCTCAGGCAAACAGATTGTGTTCACCCCAAGATGCaaaggaatttggcttggacaCTCTAGCAGAGGAAATTAGGATGCTAGAGAAGCAGTTGTCAAGGGACTGTCAAAATGTTGGATTTTGTCACAATGACCTGCAATATGGTAACATAATGATGGATGAAGAATCAAGATCAATCACTATTATT GATTATGAATACGCAAGTTACAACCCTATTGCTTTTGACATTGCGAATCACTTTTGTGAAATGGCAGCAAACTACCATTCTGAGACACCTCATGTTTTAGACTACAGTAAATATCCAg GTTTGGAGGAACGGCAAAGATTTGTATACAATTATCTGAGTTCTGCAG GCAACCTACCCAGTGACACAGAAGTGGAGCAGCTAGTCCATGATGTGGAGAAGTACTCTCTTGCAAACCATCTCTTTTGGGGCTTATGGGGAATTATTTCA GATTATGTAAATAAGATTGATTTTGACTACTTGGAGTATGCAAGGCAAAGATTTCATCAGTACCGGTTGAGGAAACCAGCATTATTGGGTTCTTCAGACATGCCCTGCAATGGAGAAAATTATATGTGTAAAGGCGATACACCTATCCCCATTACACCCAATACCATCTTCCTGTGA
- the LOC115963910 gene encoding uncharacterized protein LOC115963910, whose amino-acid sequence MGPVLGHLLADMESAQYNHAWGCIPTSFKVISVWQPPLGNCFKLNFDGACFDDGAASGYGAVIRNEKGEVMAALAAKGGAVRDSEEVEVFACRKALEFAIDAGFMEIILEGDSFRSISINCVRRTANGVAHALAGFTRLIDDDIVWLEEDPLTVVDALYLDANALN is encoded by the exons ATGGGACCTGTTTTGGGTCATCTGTTGGCAGATATGGAGTCAGCGCAATACAACCATGCATGGGGGTGTATTCCAACATCCTTCAAGGTCATCTCA GTATGGCAGCCTCCATTGGGTAATTGTTTCAAGCTGAATTTTGATGGTGCTTGCTTTGATGATGGAGCTGCTTCGGGCTATGGGGCTGTGATTAGAAATGAAAAGGGCGAAGTAATGGCTGCTTTGGCGGCCAAGGGTGGTGCGGTACGGGATAGTGAAGAGGTGGAAGTGTTTGCTTGTCGTAAAGCTCTCGAGTTTGCAATAGATGCAGGCTTCATGGAAATTATTTTGGAAGGTGATA GTTTTAGATCCATTTCGATTAATTGTGTTAGGCGCACTGCTAATGGGGTAGCTCATGCTTTGGCTGGATTTACTAGATTAATTGATGATGatattgtttggttggaggaggaTCCCCTAACTGTGGTGGATGCTTTGTATTTGGATGCTAATGctttaaattaa
- the LOC115963919 gene encoding uncharacterized protein LOC115963919 produces the protein MFFSLNEDLTATASRNKILEFKKWVLDIGDGTVPAIAKDGEIEETWIKIPDELLIEPEQDPIEKIVTSTYPLFEEMQGNTEYLKERAILTPKNETVNEINQYMLQFVPGEKNHYLGSDSICKASSNIPDQDNLYLVEFLNTLEFPGIPNHKIELKEGVPIMLLRNVNQKLGMCNGTRLIVTHLGTWIIEAKIITGSNIGTKVLIPQIVLSPTESK, from the coding sequence ATGTTTTTCTCCTTAAATGAAGATTTGACTGCCACTGCatcaagaaataaaatcttagaatttaaaaaatgggTGCTTGATATTGGAGATGGGACCGTACCAGCAATTGCCAAAGATGGAGAAATTGAGGAGACATGGATCAAAATTCCGGATGAGCTTCTAATTGAACCTGAACAAGATCCTAtagaaaaaatagttaccaGCACTTACCCATTATTTGAAGAAATGCAAGGAAATACTGAATATTTGAAGGAAAGGGCAATTCTCACACCAAAAAATGAAACTGTCAATGAAATAAATCAATACATGCTGCAATTTGTGCCAGGTGAGAAGAATCATTATCTCGGCTCAGACTCTATTTGCAAAGCATCATCAAATATCCCTGATCAAGATAATCTCTATCTAGTTGAATTCTTGAATACACTTGAGTTTCCAGGAATACCAAATCATAAGATAGAACTAAAAGAGGGAGTACCTATAATGCTTTTAAGAAATGTAAATCAAAAGCTTGGCATGTGCAATGGAACAAGGTTGATTGTGACACATTTAGGAACTTGGATAATAGAAGCAAAAATTATTACAGGTTCAAACATTGGAACAAAGGTTCTTATTCCTCAAATAGTTCTATCTCCTACAGAATCAAAATAG
- the LOC115963925 gene encoding uncharacterized protein LOC115963925, producing MAELTRQNQELRKEINQRRQTHEEHAGQTQGHGDRENTEIGSQFRGTTSRAVPHLKEEMDQMKKVMEEMKENMRRTNPIEDLVHRTDSPFTASINGHPLPSKFKLPSLDSYDGTRDPFDHIATFKTTMHLQGVLDEIMCRAFPTTLEGPARVWFSKIPPSFVSSFEELSKLFVNNFIGGQRHKRSSSSLLTIEQGENESLRSFITRFNREALSVDEVDDKLLLAAFHNGINSDLFIHKLYEKEPQTMAELVLMQIKDDPSLKWPEKMKGDPNKRNKNKYCHFHRDHGHDTDECYDLKQQIENLIRQGKLRHFIGRDRKDEKLKGKIEESSRPPLGEIRIIVGGNSTGQSSKSKKTYLKAVQNVQLSGRSPRTRSMDDPTISFTDEDAERIHHLHDDAIVITLLIADYTTRRVLVDNGSSANILYYPAFQQMRLGRDQLRPVCSPLIGFGGMKVQPVGTITLPVVVGSYPQQITKEVNFLVVDCASSYNAIIGRPTLNSWKAITSTYHLLVKFPTEYGIGQAQGDQLAAKECYLAMMALDEQVQTMSIEERRVVAEPMEVLEDVLLQEDDPEKFTRIGTGMKEKARKDFIQFLRKSIDVFAWSQDDIPGIDPSVITHRLNVYPFFKPVRQKKRVFLPEWDKAIKEEVQKLTTA from the exons ATGGCGGaattgactcgccaaaaccaggAGTTAAGGAAGGAGATCAATCAGAGGAGACAGACACATGAGGAACACGCAGGACAGACACAAGGCCATGGTGATAGAGAGAATACTGAGATTGGAAGTCAGTttagaggcaccacttcacggGCAGTGCCACACTTGAAAGAggagatggaccaaatgaagaaagtcatggaggagatgaaggagaaCATGAGGAGAACGAATCCTATAGAAGATTTGGTCCACAGGACTGACTCTCCttttacggcttccatcaatggccaccctctaccatcaaagttcaaactgCCTTCCCTGGACTCGTATGATGGGACGCGTGATCCCTTTGATCACATTGCAACATTCAAGACaacaatgcaccttcaaggggtccTTGATGAAATCATGTGTCGAGCCTTCCCTACTACCCTTGAAGGCCCGGCACGAGTTTGGTTCAGTAAAATACCCCCAAGTTTCGTAAGTTCTTTCGAAGAATTGAGCAaattgtttgttaacaatttcatcgGGGGACAGAGGCACAAGCGCTCTTCGTCCAGCTTACTGACAATAGAACAAGGGGAGAACGAAAGCCTGCGGTCATTCATCACTCGCTTCAATAGAGAAGCCCTTAGTGTGGATGAGGTGGACGACAAGCTTCTACTGGCAGCCTTCCACAACGGGATTAATTCGGATTTATTTATACACAAGCTATATGAGAAGGAGCCTCAAACCATGGCCGAgctc GtgctcatgcaaatcaaagacgATCCTTCTTTAAAATGGCCAGAGAAGATGAAAGGGGATCCCAATAAGCGcaataagaacaaatattgtCACTTTCACAGGGACCATGGGCATGACACGGATGAGTGTTACGACCTAAAACAGCAAATTGAGAAtcttatcagacaaggaaagttGAGGCACTTCATTGGAAGGGATCGTAAAGATGAGAAGTTGAAAGGCAAAATAGAGGAATCATCCCGGCCCCCACTAGGAGAGATAAGGATTATCGTCGGAGGGAACTCGACGGGGCAATCTTCCAAGTCGAAGAAGACGTATCTCAAAGCGGTACAAAACGTCCAGCTCTCTGGACGATCACCAAGGACGAGATCAATGGACGATCCAACCATTTCCTTCACCGACGAAGATGCGGAGAGGATCCATCACCTGCATGACGATGCGATCGTCATTACACTGCTTATTGCAGATTATACGACCAGGAGAGTGTTAGTTGACAATGGAAGTTCAGCAAACATATTGTACTACCCCGCCTTCCAACAGATGAGGCTTGGACGGGATCAACTTCGTCCAGTCTGCTCGCCACTGATAGGGTTTGGAGGAATGAAGGTGCAGCCCGTGGGTACCATTACATTACCAGTTGTGGTAGGGTCATACCCGCAACAGATAACCAAGGAAGTCAATTTCCTCGTTGTAGATTGTGCCTCTTCATACAATGCCATTATTGGAAGACCCACTCTTAATAGTTGGAAGGCGATAACCTCTACCTACCATCTATTAGTCAAATTCCCTACGGAGTACGGGATAGGACAAGCACAAGGAGATCAGTTGGCAGCTAAAGAATGCTACTTAGCCATGATGGCCTTGGACGAACAGGTGCAGACAATGAGCATCGAGGAAAGAAGAGTTGTTGCAGAGCCCatggaagtattggaagatgttCTTCTACAGGAAGATGATCCCGAGAAATTCACCAGAATTGGAACAGGTATGAAGGAGAAGGCGAGAAAAGACTTCATCCAGTTCCTGAGAAAGAGTATCGAcgtttttgcatggagtcaAGACGACATACCAGGAATCGACCCGAGTGTAATCACTCATCGATTGAATGTGTACCCCTTTTTTAAGCCTGTTCGTCAGAAGAAGAGGGTATTCCTTCCCGAGTGGGATAAGGCGATCAAGGAAGAGGTTCAGAAACTGACCACGGCATAG